From one Chloroflexota bacterium genomic stretch:
- a CDS encoding PDGLE domain-containing protein — MNKKWWLIALLICLGVATISPLASSAPDGLERVAEDKGFIGLALEAPFEIVADYVFPGIESEALATIIAGWVGTIVLFGVVYGLAWLIKSRKRVANA, encoded by the coding sequence ATGAATAAGAAATGGTGGTTAATCGCACTGTTGATCTGTTTGGGAGTAGCAACGATATCACCTTTAGCTTCGTCAGCACCCGATGGGCTGGAGAGAGTAGCCGAGGATAAGGGTTTCATTGGTCTGGCTCTAGAGGCGCCCTTTGAAATTGTTGCTGACTATGTCTTTCCTGGGATAGAGAGTGAGGCGTTGGCGACCATAATCGCTGGCTGGGTGGGCACTATCGTTTTGTTTGGTGTAGTCTATGGTCTTGCCTGGTTAATCAAATCGAGAAAAAGAGTGGCTAATGCCTAG
- the cbiQ gene encoding cobalt ECF transporter T component CbiQ: MKHSFLDQYSDRDSLIHRLDPRTKLVTTFLFITAVALTPPDGWPSYAVYVAILAIWLLLSRVPVSYVLKRSSVVLPFVVLIAIFIPFFQEGEVAGSYNMWLWQVSVTYSGLEILRNILIRAWLSILSLILLTSTTRLPELLRGLEQLHMPKVMVMLLSFMYRYIFVLVDEVMRMKQARDSRNFGGRRWWQIRTIGNMIGTLFIRSYERGERVYAAMVARGFDGRSRTLKRLRFKPIDAYFGLSLILLVIFGSLINLI, encoded by the coding sequence TTGAAGCACAGTTTTCTCGATCAGTACAGCGACCGGGATAGCTTAATACACCGGCTTGACCCGCGCACTAAGCTGGTGACTACTTTTCTTTTCATAACAGCAGTGGCGCTGACTCCACCTGACGGATGGCCATCTTATGCTGTGTACGTGGCCATCTTAGCCATTTGGCTTCTCCTGTCTCGGGTGCCCGTCAGTTATGTTCTCAAGCGGTCTTCGGTAGTTCTCCCCTTTGTCGTGCTGATTGCTATCTTTATTCCTTTTTTCCAGGAGGGAGAGGTAGCCGGTAGCTACAACATGTGGCTATGGCAGGTGTCAGTTACTTACAGCGGGCTTGAGATTCTGCGAAATATCTTGATCCGGGCATGGCTTTCTATTCTTAGCTTAATTCTGCTGACCTCAACCACCAGGCTGCCTGAACTCTTAAGGGGCCTGGAGCAATTGCACATGCCTAAGGTAATGGTCATGCTACTGTCATTTATGTATCGTTATATCTTTGTTTTAGTTGACGAAGTAATGCGGATGAAGCAGGCTAGGGACAGTCGTAACTTTGGTGGTCGGCGCTGGTGGCAGATACGGACAATAGGCAATATGATTGGCACTCTCTTCATTCGCTCCTATGAGCGGGGGGAAAGGGTTTATGCCGCTATGGTAGCCAGAGGTTTTGATGGCCGTAGTCGGACGCTAAAGCGCCTACGATTCAAACCGATTGATGCTTATTTTGGTCTGAGTCTGATCCTGCTAGTTATTTTTGGCAGCCTCATTAATCTGATTTGA
- a CDS encoding energy-coupling factor ABC transporter ATP-binding protein: MDEAIRVEKLSFSYPDGQQALAEVSLVIDKGESVGIVGPNGAGKSTLLLHLNGILRSDDGAVKVLGRPIDDKNLRWIRSKVGVVFQNPDDQLFSPTVFDDVAFGPINMGYTVSEVRQAVTRSLDWVGMTGCEERSCHHLSFGEKKRVSLATVLAMAPEILVLDEPTSNLDPAGKWSLISLLKNLPVTKIVASHDIEMVRALCRRIIVLNQGRVITEGATETVLADTPLLAAHGLLPARLT; this comes from the coding sequence ATGGATGAGGCCATCAGAGTAGAAAAACTATCATTTAGCTATCCTGACGGCCAGCAAGCCCTTGCCGAAGTCAGTCTGGTCATTGACAAGGGGGAATCGGTGGGCATTGTGGGCCCCAACGGGGCCGGTAAGTCCACGTTGTTGCTTCATCTAAACGGGATACTACGCTCAGATGACGGAGCGGTTAAGGTTTTGGGGCGGCCTATTGATGATAAGAACCTGAGGTGGATAAGAAGCAAGGTGGGAGTAGTATTCCAAAACCCGGATGATCAGCTATTCTCGCCGACTGTGTTTGACGATGTGGCCTTTGGTCCCATTAACATGGGTTATACTGTGTCTGAAGTCAGACAGGCAGTGACCAGATCTCTAGATTGGGTCGGCATGACAGGTTGCGAGGAGCGCTCATGCCATCACCTTAGCTTTGGTGAGAAGAAGCGAGTTTCTCTCGCTACCGTGTTGGCTATGGCCCCTGAGATACTGGTGCTGGATGAGCCAACTAGTAATCTTGACCCGGCAGGTAAGTGGTCCTTGATTAGTCTCTTGAAGAATCTACCCGTCACCAAGATAGTTGCCTCTCATGACATTGAGATGGTCAGGGCTTTGTGCCGGCGGATTATTGTCTTGAACCAGGGACGAGTAATTACCGAAGGCGCTACCGAGACAGTTCTAGCTGACACGCCCTTACTTGCTGCCCACGGACTGCTGCCAGCCCGGCTAACTTAG